The following are encoded together in the Phyllopteryx taeniolatus isolate TA_2022b chromosome 21, UOR_Ptae_1.2, whole genome shotgun sequence genome:
- the s100a10a gene encoding protein S100-A10a, translating to MPSQLETAMESLILVFHRYASKDGKTGTLSRRALRDLMSNELSNFLKCQKDPAAVDKIMKDLDTNGDGQVDFEEFVSLVVGLSIACEQCYQARMKNVAQKKSAIMGEVQTAIFLLIDAFKQYAGTDGDKNSMSKAEVKEMFKKEFGLEMGKAKDQVGIDRIFKDLDANSDNKVDFQEFVCLVASLAMLMRDPPLSK from the exons ATGCCTTCACAACTGGAGACGGCCATGGAGTCCCTGATCTTGGTGTTCCACCGCTACGCCTCGAAGGACGGCAAGACCGGCACCCTCAGCCGGCGGGCTCTGCGGGACCTGATGAGTAACGAGCTGTCCAACTTTTTAAAG TGCCAGAAGGACCCGGCTGCCGTGGACAAGATCATGAAGGACCTGGACACCAACGGGGACGGGCAAGTGGACTTTGAGGAGTTTGTGTCCCTGGTGGTGGGGCTGTCCATTGCATGCGAGCAATGCTATCAGGCGCGCATGAAGAACGTCGCccagaagaagt caGCCATCATGGGTGAGGTTCAGACTGCCATATTTTTACTCATCGACGCCTTCAAACAGTACGCCGGCACCGACGGCGACAAGAACTCTATGAGTAAAGCAGAGGTGAAGGAGATGTTCAAAAAGGAATTCGGGTTGGAGATGGGG AAAGCCAAGGACCAGGTGGGCATCGACCGCATCTTCAAAGATCTGGACGCCAACAGTGACAACAAGGTGGATTTCCAGGAGTTTGTCTGCCTGGTGGCTTCCCTCGCTATGTTGATGCGTGATCCTCCGCTCTCAAAATAG
- the trim46b gene encoding tripartite motif-containing 46b isoform X1, protein MDAMDLKAATSNMDALVRISSNMKSLEHELHCPVCKDIVKQPVVLPCLHSVCLMCACEVLVASGYPHPDLPAEPNSPASTPNTRSPRQLRRPTPKAEQRPIDRVLRAGPHSPSPSTPRSPGYPGRRRKEGPPLAMMFTCVPCGRDVELGEKGLTDCLRNLTLERIVERYRHTVSLGSVAIMCQFCKPPQALEATKGCGDCRANFCNECFKLYHPWGTPRAQHEHILPTLNFRPKVLTCTEHDQEKLQFYCRSCQRLLCPLCKLRRTHTGHKILPVAQAYQALKEKITKEMNYILSNQDTVLAQITQLESAITQTEVNSVSAREQLAQSIRDLTAALAERHSSLTQALEATRHKRGEALAAQVAERRSLMEHAGLVAFSQELLKETDQPCFVQAARQTHNRFSKAIENLQHFALAADPSFRHFQLEVSKELKLLTELNFIQAPLAPVLDTQHSLAYDQLYLSWRLPPESAPAWHYSVEYRRRGVVPGGASRGGNRGGLAAARWGWQRLDEVSATSAVIDRLEMDSVYVLRVRGCNKAGYGEYSEEVYLHTPPAPVLNFYLDSRWGLHADRLVVSKEQRAARSVPGLSLLQAADHALTSCHLTSDLLVGDVAITQGRHYWACSVEPGSYLVKVGVGLESKLQEWFHLPEDMASPRYDPDSGHDSGAEDGVDCAPPFCFLTMGMGKLYLPQHSYHHHHHHHNGQRSDPNGNAPSPPVGLTYPLPPRLGVCLDFEKGRVAFYDAHSLRPLWEGHVDCSGPVCPAFCFIGGGALHLQELVANRGADRTPVRRVTIQPRGGSNLNIN, encoded by the exons ATGGACGCGATGGATTTGAAGGCAGCCACGTCGAACATGGACGCTCTGGTCCGCATCAGC TCCAACATGAAGAGCCTGGAGCACGAGCTGCACTGCCCCGTGTGCAAGGACATCGTCAAGCAGCCCGTGGTGCTGCCGTGCCTCCACAGCGTGTGCCTCATGTGCGCCTGCGAGGTCCTGGTGGCCAGCGGGTACCCGCATCCGGACCTCCCCGCCGAGCCCAACTCCCCGGCCTCCACGCCCAACACGCGCTCCCCCCGACAGCTGCGCAGGCCCACGCCCAAAGCCGAGCAGCGGCCCATCGACAGGGTGCTCCGGGCGG GTCCCCACTCGCCTTCTCCGTCCACGCCCCGCTCGCCGGGATACCCGGGGCGGCGGCGCAAGGAGGGCCCGCCCCTTGCCATGATGTTCACCTGCGTGCCCTGCGGCCGTGACGTGGAGCTGGGCGAGAAAGGCCTCACCGACTGCTTGCGGAACCTCACCCTGGAGCGCATCGTGGAGAG GTACCGGCACACGGTGAGCCTGGGCAGCGTGGCCATCATGTGCCAGTTCTGCAAGCCCCCGCAGGCCCTGGAGGCCACCAAGGGCTGCGGCGACTGCAGGGCCAACTTCTGTAACGAGTGCTTCAAGCTCTACCACCCGTGGGGGACGCCGCGGGCGCAGCACGAGCACATCCTGCCCACGCTCAACTTTAGACCCAAG GTTTTGACTTGCACGGAGCACGACCAGGAGAAACTGCAGTTCTACTGCAGGTCCTGTCAGCGGCTGCTTTGTCCGCTCTGCAAACTGCGTCGCACGCACACGGGACACAAGATCCTGCCCGTGGCTCAAGCCTACCAAGCCCTCAAG gaGAAGATTACAAAAGAGATGAACTACATTCTGTCCAACCAGGACACGGTGCTGGCTCAGATTACGCAACTGGAGAGCGCCATCACTCAGACTGAG GTGAACAGCGTGTCGGCCCGCGAGCAGCTGGCCCAGAGCATCAGGGACCTGACGGCGGCGCTGGCCGAGCGCCATTCCTCGCTCACCCAGGCGCTGGAGGCGACGCGGCACAAGCGCGGCGAGGCGCTGGCCGCTCAAGTGGCGGAGCGGCGGAGCTTGATGGAGCACGCCGGCCTCGTCGCCTTCTCGCAGGAGCTGCTGAAGGAGACGGACCAGCCCTGCTTTGTGCAGGCCGCTCGCCAGACGCATAACAG GTTCAGCAAAGCGATTGAGAACCTTCAGCATTTTGCTCTGGCCGCTGATCCGTCCTTCAGGCATTTCCAGCTGGAGGTATCCAAAGAACTCAAACTGCTCACGGAGCTGAATTTTATCCAAG CTCCTTTGGCCCCAGTCCTCGACACCCAGCACTCCCTGGCCTACGACCAGCTCTACCTGAGCTGGCGTCTGCCCCCGGAATCGGCGCCCGCCTGGCACTACTCGGTGGAGTACCGCCGCCGGGGTGTGGTGCCGGGGGGGGCGTCCCGGGGCGGCAACAGGGGCGGTCTGGCCGCCGCCCGCTGGGGCTGGCAGAGACTGGACGAGGTGAGCGCAACGAGCGCCGTCATCGACAGGCTGGAGATGGACAGCGTGTACGTGCTGCGGGTGAGGGGCTGCAACAAGGCGGGCTACGGCGAGTACAGCGAGGAGGTTTACCTGCACACCCCACCGGCACCAG TGCTTAACTTCTACCTGGACTCTCGCTGGGGTCTCCACGCCGACCGCCTGGTGGTCAGCAAGGAGCAAAGAGCGGCCCGCAGCGTCCCCGGCCTCTCCCTGCTGCAGGCCGCCGACCACGCGCTCACTTCCTGTCACCTGACGTCGGACCTCCTGGTGGGAGACGTGGCCATCACGCAGGGGAGACATTACTGGGCGTGCTCGGTGGAGCCCGGCTCTTACCTCGTCAAG GTCGGTGTTGGACTAGAGTCCAAACTGCAGGAGTGGTTTCATCTACCAGAAGACATGGCCAGTCCCCG GTACGACCCGGACAGCGGCCACGACAGCGGTGCGGAGGACGGCGTGGACTGTGCCCCGCCCTTCTGCTTCCTCACCATGGGCATGGGGAAGCTCTACCTGCCCCAGCACagctaccaccaccaccaccaccaccacaacggcCAACGCTCGGACCCCAACGGCAACGCTCCGTCCCCGCCGGTTGGCCTGACCTACCCGCTGCCCCCCCGGCTGGGCGTGTGCCTCGACTTCGAGAAAGGCCGCGTGGCGTTCTACGACGCCCACTCCCTGCGCCCCCTGTGGGAGGGTCACGTGGACTGCTCGGGCCCGGTGTGCCCGGCCTTCTGCTTCATCGGAGGGGGAGCCCTGCATCTCCAGGAGCTGGTGGCCAACCGCGGGGCCGACCGGACGCCCGTGAGGAGGGTGACCATCCAACCGCGTGGTGGCTCCAATTTAAACATCAACTGA
- the trim46b gene encoding tripartite motif-containing 46b isoform X3, whose translation MDAMDLKAATSNMDALVRISSNMKSLEHELHCPVCKDIVKQPVVLPCLHSVCLMCACEVLVASGYPHPDLPAEPNSPASTPNTRSPRQLRRPTPKAEQRPIDRVLRAGPHSPSPSTPRSPGYPGRRRKEGPPLAMMFTCVPCGRDVELGEKGLTDCLRNLTLERIVERYRHTVSLGSVAIMCQFCKPPQALEATKGCGDCRANFCNECFKLYHPWGTPRAQHEHILPTLNFRPKVLTCTEHDQEKLQFYCRSCQRLLCPLCKLRRTHTGHKILPVAQAYQALKEKITKEMNYILSNQDTVLAQITQLESAITQTEVNSVSAREQLAQSIRDLTAALAERHSSLTQALEATRHKRGEALAAQVAERRSLMEHAGLVAFSQELLKETDQPCFVQAARQTHNRFSKAIENLQHFALAADPSFRHFQLEVSKELKLLTELNFIQAPLAPVLDTQHSLAYDQLYLSWRLPPESAPAWHYSVEYRRRGVVPGGASRGGNRGGLAAARWGWQRLDEVSATSAVIDRLEMDSVYVLRVRGCNKAGYGEYSEEVYLHTPPAPGEGDQKPVIHFSAPPMPPTHLHASCGTA comes from the exons ATGGACGCGATGGATTTGAAGGCAGCCACGTCGAACATGGACGCTCTGGTCCGCATCAGC TCCAACATGAAGAGCCTGGAGCACGAGCTGCACTGCCCCGTGTGCAAGGACATCGTCAAGCAGCCCGTGGTGCTGCCGTGCCTCCACAGCGTGTGCCTCATGTGCGCCTGCGAGGTCCTGGTGGCCAGCGGGTACCCGCATCCGGACCTCCCCGCCGAGCCCAACTCCCCGGCCTCCACGCCCAACACGCGCTCCCCCCGACAGCTGCGCAGGCCCACGCCCAAAGCCGAGCAGCGGCCCATCGACAGGGTGCTCCGGGCGG GTCCCCACTCGCCTTCTCCGTCCACGCCCCGCTCGCCGGGATACCCGGGGCGGCGGCGCAAGGAGGGCCCGCCCCTTGCCATGATGTTCACCTGCGTGCCCTGCGGCCGTGACGTGGAGCTGGGCGAGAAAGGCCTCACCGACTGCTTGCGGAACCTCACCCTGGAGCGCATCGTGGAGAG GTACCGGCACACGGTGAGCCTGGGCAGCGTGGCCATCATGTGCCAGTTCTGCAAGCCCCCGCAGGCCCTGGAGGCCACCAAGGGCTGCGGCGACTGCAGGGCCAACTTCTGTAACGAGTGCTTCAAGCTCTACCACCCGTGGGGGACGCCGCGGGCGCAGCACGAGCACATCCTGCCCACGCTCAACTTTAGACCCAAG GTTTTGACTTGCACGGAGCACGACCAGGAGAAACTGCAGTTCTACTGCAGGTCCTGTCAGCGGCTGCTTTGTCCGCTCTGCAAACTGCGTCGCACGCACACGGGACACAAGATCCTGCCCGTGGCTCAAGCCTACCAAGCCCTCAAG gaGAAGATTACAAAAGAGATGAACTACATTCTGTCCAACCAGGACACGGTGCTGGCTCAGATTACGCAACTGGAGAGCGCCATCACTCAGACTGAG GTGAACAGCGTGTCGGCCCGCGAGCAGCTGGCCCAGAGCATCAGGGACCTGACGGCGGCGCTGGCCGAGCGCCATTCCTCGCTCACCCAGGCGCTGGAGGCGACGCGGCACAAGCGCGGCGAGGCGCTGGCCGCTCAAGTGGCGGAGCGGCGGAGCTTGATGGAGCACGCCGGCCTCGTCGCCTTCTCGCAGGAGCTGCTGAAGGAGACGGACCAGCCCTGCTTTGTGCAGGCCGCTCGCCAGACGCATAACAG GTTCAGCAAAGCGATTGAGAACCTTCAGCATTTTGCTCTGGCCGCTGATCCGTCCTTCAGGCATTTCCAGCTGGAGGTATCCAAAGAACTCAAACTGCTCACGGAGCTGAATTTTATCCAAG CTCCTTTGGCCCCAGTCCTCGACACCCAGCACTCCCTGGCCTACGACCAGCTCTACCTGAGCTGGCGTCTGCCCCCGGAATCGGCGCCCGCCTGGCACTACTCGGTGGAGTACCGCCGCCGGGGTGTGGTGCCGGGGGGGGCGTCCCGGGGCGGCAACAGGGGCGGTCTGGCCGCCGCCCGCTGGGGCTGGCAGAGACTGGACGAGGTGAGCGCAACGAGCGCCGTCATCGACAGGCTGGAGATGGACAGCGTGTACGTGCTGCGGGTGAGGGGCTGCAACAAGGCGGGCTACGGCGAGTACAGCGAGGAGGTTTACCTGCACACCCCACCGGCACCAGGTGAGGGAGACCAAAAG CCTGTCATCCACTTCAGCGCTCCTCCCATGCCGCCAACCCACCTACACGCCTCCTGTGGAAC TGCTTAA
- the trim46b gene encoding tripartite motif-containing 46b isoform X2, with the protein MAPRFPQVKSNMKSLEHELHCPVCKDIVKQPVVLPCLHSVCLMCACEVLVASGYPHPDLPAEPNSPASTPNTRSPRQLRRPTPKAEQRPIDRVLRAGPHSPSPSTPRSPGYPGRRRKEGPPLAMMFTCVPCGRDVELGEKGLTDCLRNLTLERIVERYRHTVSLGSVAIMCQFCKPPQALEATKGCGDCRANFCNECFKLYHPWGTPRAQHEHILPTLNFRPKVLTCTEHDQEKLQFYCRSCQRLLCPLCKLRRTHTGHKILPVAQAYQALKEKITKEMNYILSNQDTVLAQITQLESAITQTEVNSVSAREQLAQSIRDLTAALAERHSSLTQALEATRHKRGEALAAQVAERRSLMEHAGLVAFSQELLKETDQPCFVQAARQTHNRFSKAIENLQHFALAADPSFRHFQLEVSKELKLLTELNFIQAPLAPVLDTQHSLAYDQLYLSWRLPPESAPAWHYSVEYRRRGVVPGGASRGGNRGGLAAARWGWQRLDEVSATSAVIDRLEMDSVYVLRVRGCNKAGYGEYSEEVYLHTPPAPVLNFYLDSRWGLHADRLVVSKEQRAARSVPGLSLLQAADHALTSCHLTSDLLVGDVAITQGRHYWACSVEPGSYLVKVGVGLESKLQEWFHLPEDMASPRYDPDSGHDSGAEDGVDCAPPFCFLTMGMGKLYLPQHSYHHHHHHHNGQRSDPNGNAPSPPVGLTYPLPPRLGVCLDFEKGRVAFYDAHSLRPLWEGHVDCSGPVCPAFCFIGGGALHLQELVANRGADRTPVRRVTIQPRGGSNLNIN; encoded by the exons ATGGCGCCAAGGTTCCCGCAGGTGAAG TCCAACATGAAGAGCCTGGAGCACGAGCTGCACTGCCCCGTGTGCAAGGACATCGTCAAGCAGCCCGTGGTGCTGCCGTGCCTCCACAGCGTGTGCCTCATGTGCGCCTGCGAGGTCCTGGTGGCCAGCGGGTACCCGCATCCGGACCTCCCCGCCGAGCCCAACTCCCCGGCCTCCACGCCCAACACGCGCTCCCCCCGACAGCTGCGCAGGCCCACGCCCAAAGCCGAGCAGCGGCCCATCGACAGGGTGCTCCGGGCGG GTCCCCACTCGCCTTCTCCGTCCACGCCCCGCTCGCCGGGATACCCGGGGCGGCGGCGCAAGGAGGGCCCGCCCCTTGCCATGATGTTCACCTGCGTGCCCTGCGGCCGTGACGTGGAGCTGGGCGAGAAAGGCCTCACCGACTGCTTGCGGAACCTCACCCTGGAGCGCATCGTGGAGAG GTACCGGCACACGGTGAGCCTGGGCAGCGTGGCCATCATGTGCCAGTTCTGCAAGCCCCCGCAGGCCCTGGAGGCCACCAAGGGCTGCGGCGACTGCAGGGCCAACTTCTGTAACGAGTGCTTCAAGCTCTACCACCCGTGGGGGACGCCGCGGGCGCAGCACGAGCACATCCTGCCCACGCTCAACTTTAGACCCAAG GTTTTGACTTGCACGGAGCACGACCAGGAGAAACTGCAGTTCTACTGCAGGTCCTGTCAGCGGCTGCTTTGTCCGCTCTGCAAACTGCGTCGCACGCACACGGGACACAAGATCCTGCCCGTGGCTCAAGCCTACCAAGCCCTCAAG gaGAAGATTACAAAAGAGATGAACTACATTCTGTCCAACCAGGACACGGTGCTGGCTCAGATTACGCAACTGGAGAGCGCCATCACTCAGACTGAG GTGAACAGCGTGTCGGCCCGCGAGCAGCTGGCCCAGAGCATCAGGGACCTGACGGCGGCGCTGGCCGAGCGCCATTCCTCGCTCACCCAGGCGCTGGAGGCGACGCGGCACAAGCGCGGCGAGGCGCTGGCCGCTCAAGTGGCGGAGCGGCGGAGCTTGATGGAGCACGCCGGCCTCGTCGCCTTCTCGCAGGAGCTGCTGAAGGAGACGGACCAGCCCTGCTTTGTGCAGGCCGCTCGCCAGACGCATAACAG GTTCAGCAAAGCGATTGAGAACCTTCAGCATTTTGCTCTGGCCGCTGATCCGTCCTTCAGGCATTTCCAGCTGGAGGTATCCAAAGAACTCAAACTGCTCACGGAGCTGAATTTTATCCAAG CTCCTTTGGCCCCAGTCCTCGACACCCAGCACTCCCTGGCCTACGACCAGCTCTACCTGAGCTGGCGTCTGCCCCCGGAATCGGCGCCCGCCTGGCACTACTCGGTGGAGTACCGCCGCCGGGGTGTGGTGCCGGGGGGGGCGTCCCGGGGCGGCAACAGGGGCGGTCTGGCCGCCGCCCGCTGGGGCTGGCAGAGACTGGACGAGGTGAGCGCAACGAGCGCCGTCATCGACAGGCTGGAGATGGACAGCGTGTACGTGCTGCGGGTGAGGGGCTGCAACAAGGCGGGCTACGGCGAGTACAGCGAGGAGGTTTACCTGCACACCCCACCGGCACCAG TGCTTAACTTCTACCTGGACTCTCGCTGGGGTCTCCACGCCGACCGCCTGGTGGTCAGCAAGGAGCAAAGAGCGGCCCGCAGCGTCCCCGGCCTCTCCCTGCTGCAGGCCGCCGACCACGCGCTCACTTCCTGTCACCTGACGTCGGACCTCCTGGTGGGAGACGTGGCCATCACGCAGGGGAGACATTACTGGGCGTGCTCGGTGGAGCCCGGCTCTTACCTCGTCAAG GTCGGTGTTGGACTAGAGTCCAAACTGCAGGAGTGGTTTCATCTACCAGAAGACATGGCCAGTCCCCG GTACGACCCGGACAGCGGCCACGACAGCGGTGCGGAGGACGGCGTGGACTGTGCCCCGCCCTTCTGCTTCCTCACCATGGGCATGGGGAAGCTCTACCTGCCCCAGCACagctaccaccaccaccaccaccaccacaacggcCAACGCTCGGACCCCAACGGCAACGCTCCGTCCCCGCCGGTTGGCCTGACCTACCCGCTGCCCCCCCGGCTGGGCGTGTGCCTCGACTTCGAGAAAGGCCGCGTGGCGTTCTACGACGCCCACTCCCTGCGCCCCCTGTGGGAGGGTCACGTGGACTGCTCGGGCCCGGTGTGCCCGGCCTTCTGCTTCATCGGAGGGGGAGCCCTGCATCTCCAGGAGCTGGTGGCCAACCGCGGGGCCGACCGGACGCCCGTGAGGAGGGTGACCATCCAACCGCGTGGTGGCTCCAATTTAAACATCAACTGA